GACGATGATAATCGCGCTTGAAATGAAGAAGACGGGTTTGTTGATGGTTGTCGTCTGGGCGCTCATGCCGATGCGGAAATCCTGTATTCGGGCCAATGCCAATTGCGGCGAAATGGGGGCCGGCCAGACGACACCTAGGGCATAATGATAGAGGACAAGTGTGCGCCGCATGACGCGGCCCGCGAAAGCCGCATCAACCCGTCCAGTTGACGTGCTTTGCCAGAAGGGTCGTCGCCAGCTCGGACCGGCCCGTTCGCAGTGCGTTCAGGATCGCCTTATGGTCCCGGTCGGTCGGGGCCTCCCACTCTGCCCGCCAGCCGGAAAACAGAAACCGCGCGCTGGCGGCCTGCAGGTCGTCGATGGAGCGTAGAAGGCGGGGCATGCCGCACGGCTCTATCAGCGTGCGGTGGAAGCGGCGGTTACACTCCTCCCACACATGGACGTCGCCCGCGGCCTCCGCTGCCTGGTTTATCTCTTCGGCCCGATCCAGGATGGCTCGGGTCAGA
This genomic window from Aureimonas sp. OT7 contains:
- a CDS encoding GntR family transcriptional regulator, with amino-acid sequence MTTRTGETIAARIERTLAERIVAGVLNAGEKLRQEHVAEEFSASHVPVREAFRRLEARGLVASVPRRGVRVAGFTRAEVREVAEMRAALEALALRHAIPHLTRAILDRAEEINQAAEAAGDVHVWEECNRRFHRTLIEPCGMPRLLRSIDDLQAASARFLFSGWRAEWEAPTDRDHKAILNALRTGRSELATTLLAKHVNWTG